From one Paeniglutamicibacter psychrophenolicus genomic stretch:
- a CDS encoding hydroxypyruvate isomerase family protein, which translates to MAYTVNCSILLTELPLLERAAAAKAAGFDSVEFWWPFATAVPSDSEVDAFIASIKDAGVTLEGLNFFAGDMPAGDRGLVSWVGRESEFLANIDVVAGIGEATGCKGFNALYGNRQPGIDGQAQDKLAIENLLAAAKGVERIGGTVLLEPISGSEAYPLKTSADAFFVLDKVHAAGAPNVKLLADFYHLAVNGDDVAALIEGHAHEFGHVQIADDPGRGAPGTGTLPLGEWVTRSRDLGYAGGVALEYKAAHAQAFTWLIRQSA; encoded by the coding sequence ATGGCCTACACCGTCAACTGTTCAATCCTGCTCACCGAGCTGCCCCTCCTGGAGCGTGCCGCTGCGGCGAAGGCTGCGGGCTTTGACAGCGTTGAATTCTGGTGGCCTTTTGCCACCGCGGTTCCCTCCGACTCCGAGGTCGATGCCTTCATCGCCTCGATCAAGGACGCGGGCGTCACTCTCGAGGGCCTGAACTTCTTTGCCGGGGACATGCCGGCCGGTGACCGCGGCCTGGTTTCCTGGGTCGGACGCGAATCCGAGTTCCTGGCCAACATCGATGTCGTCGCCGGAATCGGCGAAGCGACCGGCTGCAAGGGCTTCAACGCCCTGTACGGCAACCGCCAGCCGGGCATCGACGGCCAGGCGCAGGACAAGCTGGCCATCGAGAACCTTCTCGCGGCCGCCAAGGGCGTCGAGCGCATCGGCGGAACGGTGTTGCTCGAACCGATCTCCGGTTCCGAGGCCTACCCGCTGAAGACCTCGGCCGACGCGTTCTTCGTCCTGGACAAGGTCCACGCCGCCGGCGCCCCCAACGTGAAGCTGCTGGCCGACTTCTACCACCTGGCAGTCAACGGCGATGACGTCGCCGCACTGATCGAGGGCCACGCCCACGAATTCGGCCACGTCCAGATCGCCGATGACCCGGGACGCGGTGCGCCGGGCACCGGCACCCTCCCGCTGGGTGAATGGGTCACCCGTTCCCGCGACCTCGGCTACGCCGGCGGCGTCGCCCTGGAATACAAGGCCGCCCACGCGCAGGCCTTCACCTGGCTCATCCGCCAGTCCGCCTAA
- a CDS encoding 2-hydroxy-3-oxopropionate reductase — translation MSNTQKIAFIGLGIMGLPMAINLAKAGFEVTGYNRSPEKTAELVAAGGKGAGSIPEAVAGADVVITMVPDSADVEAVVTGEAGVFANAKAGALWIDNSSIRPDVAARLADEARAAGIRPLDAPVSGGEAGAIGGVLSIMVGGEPADFADAEAVFNAVGKTIVLVGPAGSGQTVKAANQLIVAANIQALSEAVVFLEAYGVDTDAALKVLGGGLAGSKVLDQKGQKILDRSFEPGFRLALHHKDMGIVTSAAREAGVVLPLGALVAQLVASTVASGDGALDHSGLFRGVQRLSGSADVPAEPVAAN, via the coding sequence ATGTCGAACACGCAAAAAATCGCATTCATCGGCCTGGGCATCATGGGTCTGCCCATGGCCATCAACCTGGCCAAGGCAGGCTTCGAGGTCACCGGCTACAACCGCAGCCCGGAAAAGACCGCGGAACTGGTGGCCGCCGGCGGCAAGGGCGCGGGCTCCATCCCGGAGGCCGTGGCAGGCGCCGATGTCGTGATCACCATGGTCCCGGACTCCGCGGACGTCGAAGCAGTGGTCACCGGCGAGGCGGGCGTCTTCGCCAACGCCAAGGCCGGCGCCCTGTGGATCGACAATTCCTCCATCCGCCCGGACGTGGCCGCCCGCCTGGCCGACGAGGCCCGCGCCGCCGGAATCCGCCCGCTTGACGCCCCGGTCTCCGGCGGCGAGGCCGGCGCCATTGGCGGCGTCCTGTCGATCATGGTCGGCGGCGAGCCGGCGGACTTCGCCGATGCCGAGGCCGTCTTCAACGCCGTGGGCAAGACCATCGTGCTGGTCGGCCCGGCCGGATCCGGACAGACCGTCAAGGCAGCCAACCAGCTGATCGTGGCCGCCAACATCCAGGCGCTCTCCGAGGCCGTGGTCTTCCTCGAGGCCTACGGCGTCGACACCGACGCCGCACTGAAGGTCCTCGGCGGCGGCCTGGCCGGCTCCAAGGTCCTGGACCAGAAGGGCCAGAAGATCCTTGACCGGTCCTTCGAGCCCGGCTTCCGCCTGGCCCTGCACCACAAGGACATGGGCATCGTGACCTCCGCTGCCCGCGAGGCAGGCGTGGTGCTTCCGCTCGGTGCACTCGTGGCCCAGCTCGTGGCCTCCACCGTGGCCAGCGGCGACGGCGCCCTTGACCACTCCGGACTCTTCCGCGGCGTACAACGCCTCAGCGGTTCCGCAGACGTGCCGGCCGAACCAGTGGCCGCCAACTAG
- the gcl gene encoding glyoxylate carboligase, translating to MATMRVVDAIVLILEKEGATEAFGLPGAAINPLYSAMQRRGTIRHTLARHVEGASHMADGYSRATGKIGLCLGTSGPAGTDMITGLYAAIADSIPMLCITGQAPTDKLHKEDFQAVDIESIAKPVTKFAATVLEPGLIPGYFAKAFQIMRSARPGPVLLDLPINVQMAQIEFDIDAYEPLVPDKPAATRGQAEKVLDLLVAAKHPMIIAGGGVINANASDKLVELAELLNIPVSPTLMGWGTIPDDHRLQSGMVGIQTHTRYGNVSFLASDFVLGLGNRWANRHTGGLDTYRKGRKFVHIDIEGTQIGRVFSPDLGIISDAGAAIDQLLAAARDRKAAGTLPDYSAWADQCTARKATLHRKTNFDNVPIKPQRVYQEMNAAFGKDTTYVSTIGLSQIAGAQMLHVYGPRQWINAGQAGPLGWTGPAALGVVRGKPNSTVVALSGDYDFQFMLEELAVGAQFKLPYIHVVVNNSYLGLIRQSQRPFEMDYHVSLGFENINSPETNGYGVDHVKVAEGLGCKAVRVEDPSKLAEGFAEAGRLAAEFQVPVVVEVILERVTNIAMGAELDAVNEFEDLADAAADAPTALAPLESSHGVHVGASV from the coding sequence ATGGCAACAATGCGCGTCGTTGATGCAATTGTCTTGATTTTGGAAAAGGAAGGCGCCACCGAGGCCTTCGGCCTGCCCGGAGCGGCGATCAACCCGCTGTACTCGGCCATGCAGCGCCGCGGCACCATCCGCCACACTTTGGCCCGCCACGTCGAGGGTGCCAGCCACATGGCCGACGGCTACTCGCGTGCCACCGGCAAGATCGGGTTGTGCCTGGGCACCTCCGGCCCGGCCGGCACCGACATGATCACCGGCCTCTACGCCGCGATCGCCGATAGCATTCCGATGCTCTGCATCACCGGACAGGCGCCGACCGACAAGCTGCACAAGGAAGACTTCCAGGCCGTGGACATCGAGTCCATCGCCAAGCCGGTCACCAAGTTCGCCGCCACCGTCCTGGAGCCGGGATTGATCCCGGGCTACTTCGCCAAGGCCTTCCAGATCATGCGCTCGGCACGCCCCGGCCCGGTCCTGCTGGATTTGCCGATCAACGTGCAGATGGCGCAGATCGAATTCGACATCGACGCCTACGAGCCGTTGGTCCCGGACAAGCCGGCAGCCACCCGCGGCCAGGCCGAGAAGGTCCTGGACCTGCTGGTCGCCGCCAAGCACCCGATGATCATTGCCGGCGGCGGCGTCATCAACGCCAACGCCTCGGACAAGCTCGTCGAGCTGGCCGAGCTGCTGAACATCCCGGTCTCCCCGACCCTGATGGGCTGGGGCACCATCCCGGATGACCACCGCCTGCAGTCGGGCATGGTCGGCATCCAGACCCACACCCGCTACGGCAACGTCTCCTTCCTGGCCTCCGACTTCGTGCTGGGCCTGGGCAACCGCTGGGCCAACCGCCACACCGGCGGCCTGGACACGTACCGCAAGGGCCGCAAGTTCGTGCACATCGACATCGAGGGCACCCAGATCGGGCGGGTCTTCTCGCCGGATTTGGGCATCATCTCGGACGCCGGTGCGGCGATCGACCAGCTGCTGGCCGCCGCCCGCGACCGCAAGGCCGCAGGCACCCTGCCGGACTACTCGGCGTGGGCCGATCAGTGCACCGCCCGCAAGGCCACGCTGCACCGCAAGACGAACTTCGACAACGTGCCGATCAAGCCGCAGCGCGTGTACCAGGAAATGAACGCCGCCTTCGGCAAGGACACCACCTACGTGTCCACCATCGGCCTGTCCCAGATCGCCGGCGCGCAGATGCTGCACGTCTACGGCCCGCGCCAGTGGATCAACGCCGGCCAGGCCGGCCCGCTGGGCTGGACCGGTCCCGCTGCCCTGGGCGTGGTGCGCGGCAAGCCGAACTCCACCGTCGTTGCGCTCTCGGGCGACTACGACTTCCAGTTCATGCTCGAGGAGCTGGCAGTCGGCGCGCAGTTCAAGCTGCCGTACATCCACGTCGTGGTCAACAACTCCTACCTGGGCCTGATCCGCCAGTCCCAGCGCCCCTTCGAGATGGATTACCACGTCTCGCTGGGCTTCGAGAACATCAACTCCCCGGAGACCAACGGCTACGGCGTTGACCACGTCAAGGTCGCCGAGGGCCTGGGCTGCAAGGCCGTGCGCGTGGAGGATCCCTCCAAGCTGGCCGAGGGCTTCGCCGAGGCCGGACGACTGGCCGCCGAGTTCCAGGTACCCGTCGTCGTCGAGGTCATCCTGGAGCGTGTGACAAACATTGCCATGGGTGCTGAACTGGATGCAGTGAACGAATTCGAGGACCTGGCCGACGCAGCAGCGGACGCGCCGACGGCATTGGCCCCGCTGGAATCATCGCACGGCGTCCACGTCGGCGCATCGGTTTAG
- a CDS encoding glycerate kinase, translating into MLIVVAPDKFKGTLTGAEVAASISAGVRQALPQARTLTVPVADGGEGTLAAALECGFVQHHAQVSGPTGQSVRAAWGLKGHTAIVEMAEASGLDRLAGGARDALGATSLGTGQLIAAALDAGATEIILGVGGSACTDGGAGMLQGLGARLLDAAGNEVARGGGPLGTLHRVDLSGLDPRIGATSFTLAADVENPLTGANGAAFVFGPQKGASDEQVIELDAALGRFARALGAELGGQRISGIAASPGAGAAGGVGFAALAVLGATRRRGIDVVLELTGLEAALEGAVAVFTGEGSLDTQSLEGKTPVGVAQLAAAHGIPVYAICGRNQLSTEQATSAGFTAVRSLLELEPDVARCMSEGGSLVQRAATLLAFEFLAANAANA; encoded by the coding sequence ATGCTGATCGTTGTGGCACCGGACAAGTTCAAGGGAACTCTCACGGGCGCGGAAGTTGCCGCCTCGATCAGTGCCGGGGTGCGCCAGGCGCTGCCGCAGGCGCGCACCCTCACGGTGCCCGTAGCGGACGGCGGCGAGGGAACCCTCGCCGCCGCCCTGGAATGCGGCTTCGTGCAGCACCATGCACAGGTCTCCGGTCCCACCGGGCAGAGCGTGCGTGCGGCCTGGGGCCTGAAGGGACACACCGCCATCGTGGAGATGGCCGAGGCCTCGGGCCTCGACCGTCTGGCGGGCGGGGCCCGGGACGCCCTGGGTGCCACCAGCCTGGGAACCGGCCAGCTGATTGCCGCGGCGCTGGATGCCGGGGCCACAGAGATCATCCTGGGCGTCGGCGGCAGTGCCTGCACCGACGGCGGGGCCGGCATGCTCCAGGGGCTCGGCGCGAGGCTGCTTGATGCGGCGGGCAACGAGGTTGCCCGCGGCGGCGGACCGCTGGGAACCCTGCACCGGGTGGACCTCTCGGGGCTCGATCCGCGGATCGGGGCCACCAGCTTCACGCTGGCTGCCGACGTGGAGAACCCGCTGACCGGAGCCAACGGCGCGGCCTTCGTCTTCGGCCCGCAAAAGGGCGCGAGCGACGAACAGGTCATCGAGCTTGACGCCGCGCTGGGCCGCTTCGCGCGGGCCCTGGGTGCCGAGCTCGGCGGGCAGCGCATCTCCGGCATTGCGGCGTCCCCGGGTGCCGGGGCCGCCGGCGGCGTGGGCTTCGCCGCGCTGGCGGTGCTGGGTGCCACCCGGCGCCGCGGCATCGACGTGGTGCTGGAACTGACCGGACTGGAGGCCGCGCTCGAGGGCGCCGTCGCGGTGTTCACCGGCGAGGGCAGCCTGGACACCCAGTCGCTGGAGGGCAAGACGCCGGTGGGCGTGGCCCAACTGGCAGCCGCCCACGGCATTCCCGTCTACGCAATCTGTGGACGCAACCAACTTTCCACCGAGCAGGCAACATCCGCGGGCTTCACCGCGGTACGATCGCTGCTCGAGCTGGAACCAGATGTTGCCCGTTGCATGAGTGAGGGTGGATCCCTTGTGCAACGGGCGGCAACCCTCTTGGCCTTCGAATTCCTGGCCGCCAACGCGGCCAACGCCTAG
- the allB gene encoding allantoinase AllB, producing MGNTELTESGTPSPEANTGTDFDLVIRGEQIVTGAGTVAREIGVRDGKIVAIEPLGNNLTGTTVIELSAEQVLIPGLVDTHVHINEPGRTEWEGFESATKAAAAGGVTTVVDMPLNSIPPTVNVAALELKQAAARPKAFVDVGFWGGAIPGNKTDLRELHDAGVFGFKCFLLHSGVEEFPYLEPDEMEEDMTEIVSFDSMMLVHAEDSRAIDRAPNAEGDHYDRFLASRPRGAENVAVAEVIERARWTGARAHILHLSSSDALPMIESAKRDGVKLTVETCPHYLTLLAEEIPNGATAFKCCPPIREASNRELLWKGLQDGIIDCIVSDHSPSTIDLKDVENGDFGVAWGGVASLQLGLALIWTEAKRRGIKLETVLNWMSKRPAEIAGLHHKGAIALGNDADFAFFGPDDSFVVDVNKLHHKNPISPYQGKVLAGKVSRTFVRGVEVDFKTPHGKLIRRGEA from the coding sequence ATGGGCAACACCGAGCTCACCGAGTCAGGCACGCCGTCACCGGAAGCAAACACAGGCACCGACTTTGATCTGGTGATCCGCGGCGAGCAGATCGTCACCGGCGCCGGCACGGTCGCGCGCGAAATCGGGGTCCGCGACGGCAAGATCGTCGCCATCGAGCCCCTGGGCAACAACCTCACCGGCACCACCGTCATCGAGCTGTCAGCCGAGCAGGTACTGATCCCGGGACTGGTCGACACCCACGTGCACATCAACGAGCCCGGCCGCACCGAGTGGGAGGGCTTCGAGTCCGCCACCAAGGCCGCCGCCGCCGGAGGCGTGACCACCGTGGTGGACATGCCGCTGAACTCCATCCCGCCGACCGTCAACGTCGCCGCGCTGGAACTCAAGCAGGCAGCAGCGCGCCCCAAGGCATTCGTCGACGTCGGATTCTGGGGCGGCGCCATCCCGGGCAACAAGACCGACCTGCGCGAGCTGCACGACGCCGGCGTCTTCGGCTTCAAGTGCTTCCTGCTCCACTCGGGCGTCGAGGAGTTCCCGTACCTCGAACCGGACGAGATGGAAGAGGACATGACCGAGATCGTGTCCTTCGACTCGATGATGCTGGTGCACGCTGAGGACTCCCGGGCCATCGACCGCGCCCCGAACGCCGAGGGCGACCACTACGACCGCTTCCTGGCCTCCCGCCCGCGCGGCGCCGAGAACGTGGCGGTGGCCGAGGTCATCGAGCGCGCCCGCTGGACCGGGGCCCGCGCCCACATCCTGCACCTGTCCTCCTCCGACGCGCTGCCGATGATCGAATCGGCCAAGCGCGACGGCGTGAAGCTGACCGTGGAGACCTGCCCGCACTACCTCACGCTGCTGGCCGAGGAGATCCCCAACGGCGCCACCGCGTTCAAGTGCTGCCCGCCGATCCGCGAGGCCTCCAACCGCGAACTGCTCTGGAAGGGCCTGCAGGACGGGATCATCGACTGCATCGTCTCGGACCACTCGCCCTCCACCATCGATCTGAAGGACGTCGAAAACGGCGACTTTGGCGTGGCCTGGGGCGGGGTTGCCTCGCTGCAGCTGGGCCTGGCGCTGATCTGGACCGAGGCCAAGCGCCGCGGCATCAAGCTCGAGACCGTGCTGAACTGGATGTCCAAGCGCCCGGCGGAAATCGCCGGCCTGCACCACAAGGGCGCCATCGCGCTGGGCAACGACGCCGACTTCGCGTTCTTCGGGCCGGATGACAGCTTCGTGGTCGACGTGAACAAGCTGCACCACAAGAACCCGATCTCCCCGTACCAGGGCAAGGTCCTGGCCGGCAAGGTCAGCCGCACCTTCGTGCGCGGCGTCGAGGTCGACTTCAAGACCCCGCACGGCAAGCTGATCCGCCGCGGCGAGGCCTAA
- a CDS encoding plasmid pRiA4b ORF-3 family protein, producing the protein MPKSKQSGITRLDLVRVSKFLGKITDQWNNWFAGAGQGPEAEARETLKLVRVVFDAFDAGPEQISATRFTLRDLHAALATAAARAGLDMPPFLEAFAKYLEFLGTNKLWTGTPENHRSMVGALDDMLTLLHQDVSFVIPALPVDEELAAYERLDIFGHLRPLLEWIGAGKGVTATGALRRNDIEGAAASVGIAARGAARSGSWHPMLIMARSMDDVPVLADAWNLLRSARLVHVVSGMVHPNPDGKLLLRGNPEEKLGVYRRVVSGFLRPWLADRLGIRRLREPATQILATVFIKAAMGQPLRIDELPALITAYPQLADEEAGIDLRDMLGASIRAALAELALFGLLEIDTHYRIPPVFIRAYAGAFAADYGIEVRYPDGETGPAATAAPAAREYRLKISLVGARPPIWRRILVPSDVTLADLHQLIQAAFGWDGSHPHDFRTGGRYGRNIGKDPYDDDPYADSYNLDEAEVPLDRFLVIAGDRLSYIYDFGDNWEHLIVLEAIAEPGPGRPEPFCIGGRGANALDDCGGVWGWAELVEIVNDTLAPDHQQMRRWAGLRPGEVLDPKEFNAENVNAALSGLHV; encoded by the coding sequence GTGCCGAAATCGAAGCAATCCGGGATTACCCGCCTGGACCTGGTGCGGGTCTCCAAATTCCTGGGCAAGATCACCGACCAATGGAACAACTGGTTTGCGGGCGCCGGCCAGGGGCCCGAGGCTGAAGCCCGCGAAACCCTGAAACTGGTACGCGTGGTGTTTGATGCCTTCGACGCGGGCCCAGAACAGATATCTGCCACGCGGTTCACGCTCCGCGATCTCCACGCGGCCCTCGCAACGGCGGCAGCGCGGGCAGGCCTGGACATGCCGCCCTTCCTCGAGGCCTTCGCGAAGTACCTGGAATTCCTGGGAACCAATAAGCTGTGGACGGGAACCCCCGAGAACCACCGATCCATGGTCGGTGCACTCGATGACATGCTCACCCTGCTCCACCAGGACGTTTCCTTCGTCATTCCCGCACTGCCCGTCGATGAGGAACTTGCCGCCTACGAGCGGCTGGACATTTTTGGGCACCTGCGTCCGTTGCTTGAATGGATCGGGGCGGGCAAGGGTGTCACCGCCACCGGGGCGCTGCGGCGCAACGACATCGAAGGCGCCGCCGCAAGCGTCGGGATTGCCGCCCGTGGTGCCGCACGCAGCGGATCGTGGCACCCGATGCTCATCATGGCCCGCTCAATGGACGATGTCCCGGTGCTGGCCGACGCCTGGAATCTGCTGCGGTCCGCGCGGCTGGTTCACGTGGTATCCGGGATGGTGCACCCCAACCCGGACGGGAAGCTCCTGCTGCGGGGAAACCCGGAAGAGAAACTGGGGGTATACCGCAGGGTGGTCTCCGGTTTCCTGCGCCCGTGGCTCGCCGACCGGCTGGGGATCCGGCGGCTGCGCGAACCGGCCACCCAGATCCTGGCGACGGTGTTCATCAAGGCCGCGATGGGCCAGCCACTGAGGATCGACGAGCTCCCGGCCCTCATCACGGCCTATCCCCAGCTCGCGGACGAAGAAGCCGGCATTGACCTGCGAGACATGCTCGGGGCCTCGATCCGGGCAGCACTTGCCGAACTGGCCCTGTTCGGGCTTCTGGAAATTGACACGCATTACAGGATCCCGCCGGTCTTCATTCGGGCCTACGCCGGGGCCTTCGCGGCCGACTACGGCATCGAGGTCCGATATCCGGACGGCGAAACCGGACCCGCGGCCACGGCGGCCCCCGCGGCCCGCGAATACCGCCTGAAAATCTCGCTGGTGGGGGCGAGGCCGCCGATCTGGCGCCGAATCCTGGTGCCTTCGGACGTGACCCTGGCGGACCTGCACCAACTCATCCAGGCCGCCTTCGGCTGGGATGGATCGCACCCGCACGACTTCCGCACCGGCGGTCGCTACGGAAGAAACATCGGCAAGGACCCCTACGACGACGATCCCTATGCGGACTCCTACAACCTCGACGAAGCCGAGGTCCCGCTGGACCGGTTCCTGGTGATTGCCGGCGACAGGCTTTCATACATCTATGACTTCGGAGACAACTGGGAGCACCTGATCGTCCTGGAGGCCATTGCGGAGCCCGGACCAGGCCGGCCGGAACCGTTCTGCATCGGGGGCCGCGGAGCAAACGCCCTCGATGACTGCGGCGGCGTGTGGGGGTGGGCGGAACTGGTCGAGATCGTCAACGACACGCTGGCACCGGACCACCAGCAAATGCGCCGCTGGGCGGGACTGCGGCCCGGCGAGGTCCTGGACCCGAAGGAATTCAACGCGGAAAACGTGAACGCGGCGCTGAGCGGCCTGCACGTGTAG
- a CDS encoding plasmid pRiA4b ORF-3 family protein, producing MAKKSRKSTGHRGTLAPQETGVSVWQHMARQAAARIAPDFLAWFQEAGGHPDAAGGYLEVVVAIVAGKGGRVGFDKATEFTADGVGMALERISDAVGDQLPKLVEGFHLFVDFLDQTGLWSGTREDFAAVHAMVSNEETCMLAGPFFRIPQLSEAEVRQELAKTKLVGQVQALLEWVGTGKTVTNSGALRLPDLEAAAACVGVAVRSHKLRPDPGENTIPGLEIPGLAEVPEDVLYVRTMKDIPLLQMLWLQLVDEGTVLLEGSRAVPGEGALALADPDSEGFVQACRLFISGFLDRWLEDVMARGPLGEETGHLLVSVFGNGTTEIPMAVDAILSLEPDAGAEIIDLTKAAQDAALLQLRQLAEYGLLAIDSHIVVPPALIDCFVAAFETDYKLDVEYPQGNLGIAAPVELKSVFHLKISLAGARPPVWRRFLVRSDTTFQELHHVIQASFSWNDLHLHEFRFGGRHGKTIGPLLEDELFMGGADLDEARVELSEVLAKRGDKMTYTYDFGAGWEHDITLEGRQAPRPGQELPLYITGKGEAPFED from the coding sequence ATGGCCAAGAAATCCAGGAAATCCACCGGGCACCGAGGCACGCTGGCACCGCAGGAAACCGGTGTATCGGTATGGCAGCACATGGCCCGGCAGGCGGCCGCGAGGATCGCCCCCGACTTTTTGGCCTGGTTCCAGGAAGCGGGCGGGCACCCCGATGCCGCCGGGGGCTACCTCGAGGTAGTCGTGGCCATAGTCGCCGGCAAGGGCGGAAGGGTGGGGTTCGACAAGGCCACCGAGTTCACCGCAGACGGGGTGGGGATGGCCCTGGAGCGCATCTCGGACGCCGTTGGCGATCAGCTGCCCAAGCTCGTGGAGGGCTTCCACCTCTTTGTTGACTTCCTCGACCAAACTGGGCTGTGGAGCGGAACCCGTGAGGACTTCGCCGCAGTGCATGCGATGGTCTCAAATGAAGAGACCTGCATGCTGGCCGGGCCGTTCTTCCGGATCCCGCAGCTTTCCGAGGCCGAGGTGCGGCAGGAACTGGCGAAGACCAAACTGGTTGGCCAGGTGCAGGCGCTGCTGGAATGGGTCGGCACGGGGAAGACCGTCACCAACTCCGGCGCGCTGCGCCTGCCGGACCTGGAAGCCGCCGCGGCCTGCGTAGGTGTGGCGGTGCGCAGCCACAAGCTGCGCCCCGACCCGGGGGAAAACACGATTCCGGGGCTGGAAATACCGGGGTTGGCCGAGGTGCCGGAGGACGTTCTCTACGTGCGCACGATGAAGGACATTCCGTTGTTGCAGATGCTCTGGCTCCAGCTGGTGGACGAAGGCACGGTGCTGCTGGAGGGTTCCCGGGCGGTTCCGGGTGAGGGTGCGCTGGCGCTCGCGGACCCGGACTCCGAGGGCTTCGTCCAAGCCTGCAGGTTGTTCATCTCAGGGTTCCTTGATCGGTGGCTCGAGGATGTGATGGCTCGCGGGCCGCTGGGCGAGGAGACCGGGCACCTGCTGGTCTCGGTGTTCGGAAACGGCACGACTGAGATACCGATGGCGGTGGACGCCATCCTGTCCCTTGAACCTGACGCCGGTGCGGAAATCATCGACTTGACCAAGGCCGCCCAGGACGCGGCGTTGCTGCAGCTTCGACAGCTGGCCGAATATGGGCTGCTGGCCATCGACTCGCACATCGTGGTCCCGCCGGCGCTCATCGATTGTTTTGTGGCCGCCTTTGAAACGGACTACAAGCTCGACGTCGAATACCCCCAGGGGAACCTGGGGATCGCTGCTCCTGTGGAGCTCAAATCCGTGTTCCATCTCAAAATCTCTTTGGCGGGTGCGCGGCCTCCGGTCTGGCGACGGTTTCTGGTGCGGTCGGACACCACCTTTCAGGAACTGCACCATGTGATCCAGGCGTCCTTTTCCTGGAACGACTTGCACCTGCATGAATTCAGGTTCGGGGGTCGCCACGGAAAGACCATCGGTCCGTTGCTTGAAGATGAGCTCTTCATGGGTGGTGCAGATCTGGACGAGGCGCGGGTCGAGCTGTCCGAGGTCCTGGCCAAGCGGGGCGACAAAATGACCTACACCTACGACTTCGGCGCCGGCTGGGAGCACGATATCACCCTTGAGGGACGCCAGGCCCCTCGCCCGGGGCAGGAGCTGCCGTTGTACATCACGGGCAAGGGTGAAGCGCCCTTCGAAGACTGA
- a CDS encoding siderophore-interacting protein — protein MSHHKHPKHPVEPGQLPPAVAREHAMVFEAAVEAGRRAGRKAAKKKLKRAARHGGIKLSKALREATLRDAEKAGGRAAHTAATKALRKAWLRALPPLPPLVPPLPPAPGAEAVPPVAEPASDAAAVPVRTRVRGSQIVLEVLRTQWLSQSMVRIVAGGEGFADFESNGAADQHVKLHFANPALGLVPPYEMRSLRGRLAREDLPVSRSYTIRRHDAAAREISIDFFVHGTDGVGGTWAAGAKPGDPLVLSRSKGKFRPDPGAEQHLYVGDESAIPAIAAALEMLPHHAVGQVFLEVASAEDEFEIERPTGMALHWVHRSGEPSATSTMLANALRELPAAHGQVEILALGERSATQEIRRLLSHWDLDQRRIEISSYWSAGKTKRGWRTLPAVSPGSTTE, from the coding sequence ATGTCGCACCACAAGCACCCCAAGCACCCGGTGGAACCCGGCCAGCTGCCCCCGGCCGTGGCCCGCGAACACGCCATGGTCTTCGAGGCCGCCGTGGAGGCGGGCCGGCGGGCAGGACGGAAGGCCGCCAAGAAGAAGCTGAAGCGCGCCGCACGGCACGGCGGCATCAAGCTCTCCAAGGCGTTGCGCGAGGCGACGCTGCGGGACGCCGAGAAGGCCGGGGGCCGGGCCGCCCACACCGCGGCCACCAAGGCGCTGCGCAAGGCATGGCTCCGCGCGCTTCCCCCGTTGCCACCACTGGTGCCGCCGCTCCCGCCGGCACCAGGCGCGGAAGCCGTGCCGCCGGTTGCCGAGCCGGCCTCGGACGCTGCCGCGGTGCCGGTCCGCACCCGGGTACGCGGTTCGCAGATCGTGCTCGAGGTGCTGCGGACCCAGTGGCTGAGCCAAAGCATGGTGCGCATTGTTGCCGGGGGCGAGGGCTTCGCCGACTTCGAGTCCAACGGCGCGGCCGACCAACACGTCAAGCTGCACTTCGCCAACCCCGCCCTGGGATTGGTCCCGCCCTATGAGATGCGCTCGCTGCGCGGGCGCCTGGCCCGCGAGGACCTGCCGGTCTCCCGTTCCTACACGATCCGCCGCCATGATGCCGCGGCACGTGAAATCTCCATCGACTTCTTCGTCCACGGGACCGACGGCGTCGGCGGCACCTGGGCGGCCGGGGCGAAACCGGGCGACCCACTGGTGCTCTCCCGGTCCAAGGGCAAGTTCCGCCCGGATCCCGGTGCGGAGCAGCACCTGTATGTCGGGGACGAGTCCGCCATCCCGGCCATCGCCGCGGCCCTGGAAATGCTCCCGCACCATGCGGTGGGCCAGGTGTTCCTGGAGGTCGCTTCCGCGGAGGACGAGTTCGAGATCGAACGACCGACAGGTATGGCACTGCATTGGGTCCACCGCTCGGGCGAGCCCTCCGCCACCAGCACCATGCTGGCCAATGCCCTGCGCGAATTGCCGGCCGCACACGGCCAGGTGGAGATCCTGGCGTTGGGTGAGCGTTCCGCCACGCAGGAGATCCGTCGCCTGCTTTCCCACTGGGACCTGGACCAACGCAGGATCGAGATCTCCAGCTACTGGAGCGCAGGGAAGACCAAGCGGGGGTGGCGCACACTGCCGGCCGTAAGCCCAGGCTCGACGACGGAGTGA